The stretch of DNA CCTGACCGCCACTCATGCAGTAAACCAAATGCTCTAACCAAAGAGATATACCATCAGCCACCGTTAGTTTTGCTGGCCGCCAGCGTAACAAACCATCCTGTTGTACCTGATTTAACCAGCCGCTAACCGTAATACCATCGATCTGCTTTTCAAACTCAATATTGTCAAAAGGTAATTTTTGCTGTTTTACCCGTTCCGCTAATTCAGTCATATCCTGCATCTGCCCTTGCCAGAATAGTTCACCGAAAGCACCAAATGGCAGTGCACCCGCAGAGCGAAAACGGGCAAATAACTGTTCGGGATCCTTTTCTTCAATCAAACAGTTAAGCAATAGGGTATTAAGCTGATAGCGTTGCAAATTTTCTACTAAAAATGGTTCTTCATCCGGAAGCTCTGGCTCATCAAACGTAAAATTCACATTCAACCGTTGCTGAAAGAACGCTCGTACCGGGTTACGGTAAAAACGACGCAGTTCATCCAGTTCGACTTGCTCCAGAATAACTTCATCCAGCGGTTGTCCAAACTCACCATGAGCCACTCCCCGACGTTCTGCTGCCGGTAACCATTCACTGGCGTAACTTTGTTGTTCACTACCCTGAATAAAATTCTGTTCGCTAAACGGTACCCGGGCATGGTGACATAGCAGATGTTGATATACCGCCTCCGCGCTCTTCTCCAAATCGCTGGCTATATCTTCTGCCAGTACATGACTTTGAGCGATGTATTCCAGTAATTCTGTTACCAGAACGGAAGGATAGCGCGGGCTGTTATCCTGAATAGACTGACCAATGTAGCTGATATACAGTTTTTGCTGGGCTGACAACAAAGCCTCAAGAAACAGGTAACGGTCATCATCGCGCCGACTACGATCTCCTTTACGCGGTTGCACTGCCATCAGGTCAAAACCCAGTGGAGGTAATGTGCGTGGATAAACGCCATCATTCATCCCCAGCAGACATACCACCTTAAAAGGGATCGAGCGCATAGGCATCAGAGTACAAAAATTTATCGGGCCGGCTAAAAAGCGTTGGCTTATGCGTTCATTATCCAGTCGGGAAGCCAAATCATCTTTTAAAATGGTTAGTGGAATTTCCTGACTATAGTTAGCCTCCAGACCAAAACCAATTTGCTTTTGCCACTGTTGTTCAATCAACGCCAGTACCGGCTCAGTGTCTAAATCGGTAATGAAAAATGCTTCGGTCAGTTCATGGCAATATGGCAGCCACTCCGCCAGAGTGTGAGATTCCATCAGGCGCTTACGCCAGACAGACAGTTGCATCAAAAATTCAGCCAGCTGTCCTGCTAAAGCAGCAATAAGACCGCTGGATTCATCGTAGGGTAAAACGCCCTGATAGTCGCCACTCTGGCTATCCATTGCATAGCCTAATAGCATACGGGTCAAACCAAAGCGCCAGGTATGCTGACCTGTTGGTGGTAAGTCAAAATCGCTGACCATGTCATCATCCAGCCCCCAGCGAATACCCGCTTCTTCAACCCATTGTCTTAATACGCGCAACCCTTCTTCATCGATTTGAAAACGCTGGGCTAATGCAGGTACCTCCAGCAGCGTCAGAATATCTTCCGCACTAAAACGACTTTCAGGTAAGTCCAACAACATTAAAAATGCGCTGAGAACCGGATGCGCCTGACTGGCACTGCGGTCAGAAATAGCATAAGGCAAATAGCGATCTGTCGGAGCATTACCAAAAACCGCCTCAACGTATGGCGTGTAGTTATCGATATCCGCCACCATCACAATGATGTCCCGCAGCGTCAGAGTTGGATCATCATCCAGCATAGCCAATAACCGATCATACAGTACCTCAACTTCCCGCTGGGCACTGTGGCACACGTGAATACTGATAGAACGATCGTGAGGATCGAGCAACTGCTTATCCTGACTATTCAGTGGAGAGTTCGGACTGTTAATCACCAGAGCCCGATCTTCTAGCTGGAGAATATCTCGCTGAATCCGATGTAGTAGCCACTCCTGTTCAATATCAACAAAGGCATCAACCTCCTGCATTTTATCCAGTTGTGCCAGCAGATAGAGGTTATCGCGCCCAAGTTTGCCCCAACTGGCCAGAAGAGGATTACTCAGCTGCTGATTACCCTGCTCATCAAACAATGAATCGGCCAGCTCCGGATGACGAAATAGCGCAATATTCTGTTGATTATTTATCTTGTTGCGCTTGCGAGCCTGAAGTTTAGCCAGAAAGGCATAATCCTGAATGTCCCCCCAATAATAACGACAAGGATTGGTAAACATCAGGTGAATATCAATATGCTGTCCCAGAGCCTGCAAAGCCTGCAAATACACCGGAGGCAGCGCAGAAATCCCGCAAATAAATACTCTGGAGGGGAGTTTATCCGGTGAAAAGTCAGGATGATTAAGGGTATCAATAAAACGTTGATACAGGTTTGCCCGGTGCCAGCCTGGCTGTTGTAAAGCATGAGTATATTCGGACAGCGCTCGCCAGAGAGGAGCCTGCCAGATCTGGGCTTCATTTAAGCCATCTACCAGCTCATGTTGCTCCCAGCTACGCAACCATTCAGGTCGATAGACTAAGTACTGATCAAACAGGTCTGCAATACGCCCGGCTAACTGATGACGCTTACGCAGATCTTCGTCATCACTTAAATAGCGTGATAGTGCGCCAAATTCAGGTTGTTGCAGCATTGAAGGCAGCAACCACATTAACTTCCAGGTCATGGCATCTTTACTGAATGCACTCTCCTTCGGTATACCGGGTAAAACCTGTTGAAACATCTGCCAGATAAACGATGCCGGCAGCGGAAACTCTATATTTGCGGCAATACCTAACTCAGTTGCCAGTTCAATTCGCAACCACTGCGCCATACCGTGGCTCTGAACCAGAATAATCTCTCGTTCAAAGGGATTCGATAACGGTTTACCGGCAATCAACGCGGTCGTCAGCGTTTTTAACAGGTCAAGCTGGTTTGAGTGGTAAACCGTAAACATCCGGGCTCCTGAAGTTGTATAACGTCCCGTTTTAGCTAAAAAATCGGGTTAATGTCATTGATATAACTATTTGCTGGGCACAATTCTCAATCTTCTTACCGATGGTGTAAAGCAGGCAATAGATAACTCTTTATTTACACTGTCAATCCGTGTGCCGTTGCCAGTATTATCAACCTTACCTTAAACCATAGCACGAACCATTGTCCTTCATCTGATTGAGGCTGCTATATTAGTTAGCGTACTTACCAATCATGCTATCAGCGAACTTTGACTGCACGGTGATATTTAACAAATTTCGAGCGTTATCGAAAAAATAATTCTGTCGCGTAGCTTACTTTGTATATCCGGAGGTGTCAGACATGAGCCAGTTATTTACCCCCATTAAGCTGGGGCCCGTTGTATTGCCGAACCGTATTGTTATTGCACCCATGTGCCAATATTCCGCCATAGAAGGTAAAGCAACGGAATGGCATACCATTCATCTTGGTCAGTTAGCCTTCTCCGGTTCAGGATTATTGATTGTTGAAGCCACCGCGGTTGAACCGGAAGGTCGTATATCTCCCGGAGATCTGGGGCTATGGAACGATGAAACAGAACAGGCATTAGCCACCACCATACAGGCAGTGAAGAAGTATTCTGCTATGCCATTAGGTATCCAGCTTGCCCATGCGGGTCGAAAAGCATCAATGCCGGCTCCATGGCAACCGGGCCCGGCAGTAACACCAGAAAATGGAGGCTGGCAGCCGGTAGCTCCTTCAGCTATTCCATTTGACAAACATTCTGCACAACCAAAAGAGCTGACTCAGGAACGTATCGCATCAATTATTGCTTCATTTGCCCACTCGGCTAAACGGGCTGATAAACTGGGATTTGAAGTCATCGAAATCCATGCCGCCCACGGCTATCTGTTGCATGAGTTTTTATCTCCCATTTCAAACCATCGTGAAGATGAGTACGGCGGCTCACTGGAAAATCGTATGCGTCTGACGCTTGAGGTTTTCTCGGCGATTCGTAAGGTATTGCCAGAGAATAAAGCCGTTGGCGTGCGGATTTCTGCCAGCGACTGGGTGGAAAATGGCTGGGATCTACCTCAGTCACTAATCCTTTGCCATAAACTGAAAGAACTGGGCTGCGACTATATTCATGTATCCAGTGGTGGTCTGTCAGCCCAGCAACATATTCCTCTCAGCCCTAACTATCAGGTTCCCTTTGCCCGTAAAATTAAAGCTGAGGTAGGAATGCCTACTATTGCCGTAGGTCTGATTACTGAACCTGAACAGGCTGAAGCTATTATTGCCACAGGTGAAGCGGATATGGTCGCTCTGGCCAGAGGTATTTTATATAACCCTCACTGGCCATGGCATGCTGCTGCGGCACTTGGCGCACAGGTTAGCGTACCAAAGCAGTATTGGCGTTCACAGCCTCATCGGGTCAAGAGACTGTTTACTGAGGATTAATACATTCTTAACCGCTTTTATCACTCATGATTCACATGATGGTGAAAGCGGTTAGTAAAATTATTGGCTATTGATTTCCTTGCTCATCACATTGCCACTTCTCCAGTTCAACCCCTTGCGTTGCCGATATAATCACCTGCGCTATAATTTTCAGACAGCCATCTCCCATAGAACTAGTCTGAATGTTCAGATGCCACTGCCCTGATTTAAGTCTGGGTTCCTGCTCAATGGTCTCAGGGTAGATATCTAACGCCTGAGCTGCCAATCGCCATGCATATTGGCTATCGGTATAAAAATTGAATTGGGCCAATAATACCTGTTGATAACGTAACAGCCCCATAATGGTAATGGAAAACAGTAACATTGAGATAAGGACTTCCAACAGGCTGAATCCACCCTGTCGCGACATCTTTAAGGGGAGCATTCTGCGGGCACCTTGAGTGGGCAAAAATCTATTTTCCCACGCGAGAATGGTTGTAGCTTTATACCTTCGGGAGAAAGTTGGCCGCCAAACCTGCCAGCTAACTGAAACAGTACCAGTGGTGGCTGGTTATTTCCCATGCGCCCCTCTCCCCGAACAAGAGTGTCAGTATCATTAAGTTGGCGAATACAGGATGAGAGTTGATGATTTTCTGCTTTTCGACATTGCCACTCACTGCTTAGCCCTGCCCAACGCTGAGATAACGCCCAGGAAAGTGAAGAGAGTGCCTGATGATAGGCACGAAAATAACGCCGCTCATCCGCATAAATCTTTACCTGAATCAGCAACTGTTCACTCTGCCCTTTAAGCATTAAGGTACCAAATAACATCAACAACATGACCATAACAATGGTGCTATACCCTTGCTGACTACGTATTAAACAGATTCGACTCCTCAGCATTTCAGCTCATACTCCGTACTCTTAACGTTAAACGTCGCTTC from Limnobaculum xujianqingii encodes:
- a CDS encoding prepilin-type N-terminal cleavage/methylation domain-containing protein, with the protein product MLPLKMSRQGGFSLLEVLISMLLFSITIMGLLRYQQVLLAQFNFYTDSQYAWRLAAQALDIYPETIEQEPRLKSGQWHLNIQTSSMGDGCLKIIAQVIISATQGVELEKWQCDEQGNQ
- a CDS encoding YgdB family protein translates to MLRSRICLIRSQQGYSTIVMVMLLMLFGTLMLKGQSEQLLIQVKIYADERRYFRAYHQALSSLSWALSQRWAGLSSEWQCRKAENHQLSSCIRQLNDTDTLVRGEGRMGNNQPPLVLFQLAGRFGGQLSPEGIKLQPFSRGKIDFCPLKVPAECSP
- a CDS encoding NADH:flavin oxidoreductase/NADH oxidase, with translation MSQLFTPIKLGPVVLPNRIVIAPMCQYSAIEGKATEWHTIHLGQLAFSGSGLLIVEATAVEPEGRISPGDLGLWNDETEQALATTIQAVKKYSAMPLGIQLAHAGRKASMPAPWQPGPAVTPENGGWQPVAPSAIPFDKHSAQPKELTQERIASIIASFAHSAKRADKLGFEVIEIHAAHGYLLHEFLSPISNHREDEYGGSLENRMRLTLEVFSAIRKVLPENKAVGVRISASDWVENGWDLPQSLILCHKLKELGCDYIHVSSGGLSAQQHIPLSPNYQVPFARKIKAEVGMPTIAVGLITEPEQAEAIIATGEADMVALARGILYNPHWPWHAAAALGAQVSVPKQYWRSQPHRVKRLFTED
- the recC gene encoding exodeoxyribonuclease V subunit gamma, with protein sequence MFTVYHSNQLDLLKTLTTALIAGKPLSNPFEREIILVQSHGMAQWLRIELATELGIAANIEFPLPASFIWQMFQQVLPGIPKESAFSKDAMTWKLMWLLPSMLQQPEFGALSRYLSDDEDLRKRHQLAGRIADLFDQYLVYRPEWLRSWEQHELVDGLNEAQIWQAPLWRALSEYTHALQQPGWHRANLYQRFIDTLNHPDFSPDKLPSRVFICGISALPPVYLQALQALGQHIDIHLMFTNPCRYYWGDIQDYAFLAKLQARKRNKINNQQNIALFRHPELADSLFDEQGNQQLSNPLLASWGKLGRDNLYLLAQLDKMQEVDAFVDIEQEWLLHRIQRDILQLEDRALVINSPNSPLNSQDKQLLDPHDRSISIHVCHSAQREVEVLYDRLLAMLDDDPTLTLRDIIVMVADIDNYTPYVEAVFGNAPTDRYLPYAISDRSASQAHPVLSAFLMLLDLPESRFSAEDILTLLEVPALAQRFQIDEEGLRVLRQWVEEAGIRWGLDDDMVSDFDLPPTGQHTWRFGLTRMLLGYAMDSQSGDYQGVLPYDESSGLIAALAGQLAEFLMQLSVWRKRLMESHTLAEWLPYCHELTEAFFITDLDTEPVLALIEQQWQKQIGFGLEANYSQEIPLTILKDDLASRLDNERISQRFLAGPINFCTLMPMRSIPFKVVCLLGMNDGVYPRTLPPLGFDLMAVQPRKGDRSRRDDDRYLFLEALLSAQQKLYISYIGQSIQDNSPRYPSVLVTELLEYIAQSHVLAEDIASDLEKSAEAVYQHLLCHHARVPFSEQNFIQGSEQQSYASEWLPAAERRGVAHGEFGQPLDEVILEQVELDELRRFYRNPVRAFFQQRLNVNFTFDEPELPDEEPFLVENLQRYQLNTLLLNCLIEEKDPEQLFARFRSAGALPFGAFGELFWQGQMQDMTELAERVKQQKLPFDNIEFEKQIDGITVSGWLNQVQQDGLLRWRPAKLTVADGISLWLEHLVYCMSGGQGQSRMYGRDGTEWRFASFSVEEAEKHLSEWLKGYQQGLNSPLLLLPKSAWAWLESCYDVSAGQIVWDEPTQQKARQKLIQTWQGGPQVSGEGEDPYLMRLFRVLDDKHYQQIISDSQLYLLTLMHYRLEKSD